DNA sequence from the Geobacter sp. AOG2 genome:
ATATCTCCTTGCCTCAGTAAACTTACCAATGTGGAAATTCAGCTCTCCCAAGATAAAATATGCTCTAGCTAAATCAGACGGGGACAAGGCTGAACTTTCTTGCAATTGGGTTAGAATCATTAGTGATTCATTCAGGTGATTTTCTTCATCAGTTAAAGTACCTAAATAGTATAAGCAATCAGCAAAAAGAACTTTTTCTGAACTTGAAGAACTTGCGAGGTGGCCCTGTTTAAATGATGCAATGGTATTATGAAGAAGATTGATGGCAGAATTAACGTCTTTGTTCACATAAAGTAGCATCGCCTTCATGGTTTGATAGTGCAGAACTGTTCCGGCCTCTGGGTTCGCATCAAGAATGCGGTCAATAATTGAAATCTTTTCTTCCGAAGTTAATTGTTCCCCAACAAGTTGCAGATAAAGATTTAATACCTTTATATCTGTAGTTGTTTCTAGGTCTGAAATTTTTTTTAATTCTTTATAAGCCAGTTTTATATTTCCAGCTTTCTCCAATTGATACAATGCCTTCAAGTAGGCTATTTCATCATACCATCGCTGGTCTTCGACTGCTTTTGAATGGAATTTCAGAACTCCGTAATAGTCTTTTCCATTTCCAGCCATATCATAACATTTCTTTAAAAATTGAATTATACCTGTTAGCGCATCAACATCCATAGTTATAAACTTGTCAGCAATATCTGCGCCTGTCTTTATTAAAGGTACGGTATGAGCTCTGTGACAAAGTAAGTACCACGTGAGATGTAAACGACCGGCTCTAAGTGCGTCTTTATAGTTCTCGCATGCATATGCTTTTCTAGCCTCACTCATAGCCACACTACTGTACAGCCCCCTGCAGCAGTTTTTAAATTTTTGACCAGAACCACACAAACATGAATCTTTAGGCCCTGGCTCAAATGTATGCAAATAATGCTGTGTTAAAACTTTGTCTGAGTACGGATAATAAGGATCAACTTCTTGGTCTAGGACTTCTGGTGAATTGCGTTTAATTCCCCAGATTTTTTGTACTGGAACAAAGAAATTAGGCACAAGCTTATCTTCTTGTGGTGGTCCTAAAACACACTTACCGTTTATTTTGCGGAAAGGAATGGCGACATTCCGACATTCCCCCAACGATGATAGCCCAGAGATTGCAAGGATCTCTTGCTTATCAGAGATCTTATCAGGCGTGCCGAATTCGATCTTATCAGCAACACTATAATTCCAAGCTTCTCCGACAAAAAATACTTCTTTGATGCCATGCTGTTTTGCTTTTTTTGCAATATTCTGCCAGAATAAATATTTATCTTCTTGATTCCTAAAATTTGTTTGCACCATTTCCAAGCGACGGTGAGAGCTAACCATAAATACCACCGTCATATGATACCCGTCTGCTTCTAATAGTTGTTTTGCTGTTTCTAAAAAGTAACTGAACCGGCCCTCGAAGGAGTCGGGCATTTCCTTATAGGTACTACCATATCTTTCTTTTGCAGCTTCCAAAATTTCAGCTGGCATTTTTAATGGAAGAAACCTTAAATGAATTGGTTTTAAGTCTGGGATAGATAGCCATTCCGTTCGATAATCTTCAAAGCTCTGCATGCACGACGGAGTATATTCTTCAAGAAGCTGAAATATTATTCCTGGTTCTATTTTCGTCTTTTCTTTATCGAATATCGGATAAATTCTGTCTGGCCCCAATTTGTCGTCTATATCGTTCACTAAAATGATAAGCACTGTGAAGGCGTGGGCAAGGGCGCTTAGCAATTCAATGCTCTCTAGATTCTTATCAATCCATCGCCTTTCAACTTTTAAATACCCCTTTTCAGCACCAAACGATGAATCCATTTCAACAACCATTTTGCCTATCGTTTCGATTTTTTCTAATGGGTTGACTTCCAGTGTAAATGATGGTTCTTTTAGATAATTGTTATGTATAGATACGATTGCTACACTTTTGGTTTCTAAGTCAGATTGTTTTACAATTTGATTTCGTGCATCTCTGCACCATATCATTATCGTATCTTTTGCCATAGCTTGTTGCCATAGAGCATACCAATCTTCGAAGTTATGGATTTTTGACTTCTCAGACTGCAACGCAAAGGTAACATTGCGTAAAGCTTGGATGCAGGCATTTAAATAAATGACAAACTCATCTGAGTTTTTGTATGACTCAGCTGCCTTTACCCAATGCGAAAAAGCCTCACGAAGCCGTTTACTGGCAGTCAATTCCATTTGATCCTCATTTGCATTGCAAGGAGAACTCGGGGACCGAGAGGACCCACATAATTTCCTCTAAACTTATACTCTTAGATGCGTCTCCTTGGCTGCCCACCCTGTACCTCCAATTCCATTTGGCCAACGGGAATGGCTTTGACCCGCCAGCCTTTTTGGGCGTGTCGTAAGTCTTGTAAGTGCCTGCGCTGCTGTTGAGCACCTTTAGATGTGTCTTGTATCAAGGCTTGCTTTTCGACTTCTTAGGCCACTTCTGAGCCCCATGCAGAAACCGCAGAATCTCTATCCGCTCGCCCATGATGCGGTAGATAGTAATAAAAGGGGTCTGACTGATAACCAACTCGCGGGTTCCCTTCACTCTCCCAATCCGCCCCATTTCCGGCTGCAAAACAATAAGACTGGTTTGCCGCTCAATCTCCTCATCCTGCGAGATCGCCGCAAGCGGGTTGTCCTGGGCGATGTAGTCCAGTTGCTCGAAACGTTCCTCTGCGGCAATGGGCAACCATACTAGGATCACGCGGCACGCCCTTTAGCCTGCTTTGCCCACGCCTCCCGGCGCTTCGCGCTCATTGCCTTGACCTCGGCATCAGAAAGCCATGCCGCGCTCGGGTTGTCTGCCTGCCGGATACCCTCTGCAACCTGCTCCCGGAACCACTTGTCATGCTCGGCGGCGTCGAAGGTCCGCTTCATCCGGGCTGCCGCGTCAGGGCGTACCCGCTTCTCGGCAGGGTCATAGTTACTGGCATTGACGTTGAACTGCGATATACCAATGCTCTTGAGGTAGTTCACAAGGGTTTCAAACCGGCTGAAAACCCTGACGGCACCACGCCGGGCTGCCAAAGTCCGTTCCATCATGCCATATTTGATGACGATTCCCCACCCCCCCGGTTGGCCGATGACTTCCGCGCCGCGCACGGCCCCGGCCTCGACCAGGTGTTGCAGGGTCACATGATCTATTGTGTCCATCGTTGTTGCCATACAACCCACCTCCGGTTACTTACTTTGTAATTACATTTATAACCAAATAATAAATAATTGGCAACGGGCAAATGAATACCCCGCCCGGCAACTTGACATAGCATCCCCACTGGGCGCGATTAAGAGGCATTTACAGTTTCACCAAATAAATCTGGCTATTACAATTGGCGTAATGCCATGTTTCGGATAGGTTGATTTCATATATTAAAGGGTTTCCACGATAAAGACAGCGAAGTGCTCTTTGATGATCGGTTTGTAAAACGTTTTAGGCTTTTGAGAGACATACGCATCAATGGCAAATGGCGTATCTGCTTCAAATGGCTTGGGAACGTACTTCGGGGTGTCACCGGAGGTGTGGTTGAATCTCCAGGCCGATTATGATCTGCGGGTTGCCCGGCGAAATATTCGCCTTGCACATTGTGCATCTGGAGCTTGCCGTATAAATTAAGCAAAATCGAATAGATACGTGACAAACCGTAAAGTCCTTTCGAGAACCGGGTCAAAAGAGGGACCTTTTTGCCCCCCGATCAGCCGCCTGCTCCGAATATTATTAATTCTCCGCGCTTATTCTCCTTGACAGCTCAGAAATCAATATATATATTTTTTCATTATTTCTTATACGAGGACAACCATGGAATTCAATGTAAATATGCAATTTGCGACAGAAGCAGAGGTTTTGAAGGTACTGGGACACCCGATCAGGCTCAAGATCGTGGCCGGCCTCTGCACCCAGGAATGCAACGTGAAGCATATCTGGGAGTGCCTCAACCTGCCGCAAGCCACGGTATCCCAGCACCTTGCCCTGTTGAAACACAAGGGCATCATCGAAGGCAAACGGGATGGCGTCGAGGTGCACTACAGCGTCATCCACCCCCTGGCCAAGAAGATCATAGCCGTCCTGTGAAATTCGGGCGTCAAGCCGGCTTTATCATAAGATATATCACCTCGTAGGTCGCAGGGATCATCCCATCCGCAAAGAAGCGCCGTTGGTAAACCTCCGACATATCCTCGATAATTCTCCGCCAGCCGAGTCCGCCCGCGCCGCCCCGCGCCGCCGCGCCGGCGCCGATGCCCTTGATGGACCTGAGCAGCCCCTGCACGTCGGGGTGATGGTCCATCTCGATCTCGCTGGTCACCTGCACCTGCCCGAGATCGAGGCGGGCCAACGCCTCCCGCACCGCCGCAACCCCCATGAACCGATGCAGCCGCCCGAGACGGGGGTCGTCCGGCGCTGCCCGCCGGGCAAGCGCTTCGCGGTAACTCTCCTGCAACTCCCACAGCGTCGCGCCGCCGAAGAAGGCCAGGGCGATAAACCCGTCCTTTGTAACGAT
Encoded proteins:
- a CDS encoding helix-turn-helix transcriptional regulator — translated: MEFNVNMQFATEAEVLKVLGHPIRLKIVAGLCTQECNVKHIWECLNLPQATVSQHLALLKHKGIIEGKRDGVEVHYSVIHPLAKKIIAVL
- a CDS encoding type II toxin-antitoxin system RelE/ParE family toxin, which produces MILVWLPIAAEERFEQLDYIAQDNPLAAISQDEEIERQTSLIVLQPEMGRIGRVKGTRELVISQTPFITIYRIMGERIEILRFLHGAQKWPKKSKSKP
- a CDS encoding SEC-C domain-containing protein; protein product: MELTASKRLREAFSHWVKAAESYKNSDEFVIYLNACIQALRNVTFALQSEKSKIHNFEDWYALWQQAMAKDTIMIWCRDARNQIVKQSDLETKSVAIVSIHNNYLKEPSFTLEVNPLEKIETIGKMVVEMDSSFGAEKGYLKVERRWIDKNLESIELLSALAHAFTVLIILVNDIDDKLGPDRIYPIFDKEKTKIEPGIIFQLLEEYTPSCMQSFEDYRTEWLSIPDLKPIHLRFLPLKMPAEILEAAKERYGSTYKEMPDSFEGRFSYFLETAKQLLEADGYHMTVVFMVSSHRRLEMVQTNFRNQEDKYLFWQNIAKKAKQHGIKEVFFVGEAWNYSVADKIEFGTPDKISDKQEILAISGLSSLGECRNVAIPFRKINGKCVLGPPQEDKLVPNFFVPVQKIWGIKRNSPEVLDQEVDPYYPYSDKVLTQHYLHTFEPGPKDSCLCGSGQKFKNCCRGLYSSVAMSEARKAYACENYKDALRAGRLHLTWYLLCHRAHTVPLIKTGADIADKFITMDVDALTGIIQFLKKCYDMAGNGKDYYGVLKFHSKAVEDQRWYDEIAYLKALYQLEKAGNIKLAYKELKKISDLETTTDIKVLNLYLQLVGEQLTSEEKISIIDRILDANPEAGTVLHYQTMKAMLLYVNKDVNSAINLLHNTIASFKQGHLASSSSSEKVLFADCLYYLGTLTDEENHLNESLMILTQLQESSALSPSDLARAYFILGELNFHIGKFTEARRYFIDSIAIEPSPVGNIFIAKASLALKNFEEANEYLTSIDIEKLDDGEKLDFVLVLYGIATATSDSKHFDTAKKMLMSITKIGAIYMEMRNDLLSRIGERV
- a CDS encoding methyltransferase domain-containing protein; this encodes MFDRRKVGRSFHRHADAYDRLASVQQRVVRRLMELLAGRVTETPRIALDIGCGTGALTAALKERYPKVHRCGLDLALNMVRQASVKEEGDCLFVNGDAEHLPFRDGSFDLVVSASTLQWLGSLDGCLRECRRIVTKDGFIALAFFGGATLWELQESYREALARRAAPDDPRLGRLHRFMGVAAVREALARLDLGQVQVTSEIEMDHHPDVQGLLRSIKGIGAGAAARGGAGGLGWRRIIEDMSEVYQRRFFADGMIPATYEVIYLMIKPA